The following are encoded together in the Planococcus antarcticus DSM 14505 genome:
- a CDS encoding Type 1 glutamine amidotransferase-like domain-containing protein: MCRILLTSNGFGTEQIKQKFLMLLPKPASAIKAVIITTASPEKEASKSAVKAKQDLIEMGVVHVTFFDFEYESPKALGSYDAVFLNGGNPFQLLYWLKKSGGSEIMNELAQQKTVFVGASAGAMVLGGSIEVAGFFKPELNTLKLADFNALGLTEKLLFPHYDREDLFPDGIGRTIEQRIKRFELDKNETVVRLKDHEYLSIN; encoded by the coding sequence ATGTGCAGAATCTTGCTGACTTCTAACGGATTTGGGACTGAACAAATAAAACAAAAGTTTTTAATGCTTTTGCCCAAACCTGCATCAGCGATTAAAGCAGTAATCATTACAACCGCATCTCCAGAGAAAGAAGCAAGCAAATCTGCGGTCAAAGCAAAACAGGATTTGATTGAAATGGGAGTTGTCCATGTTACCTTTTTTGATTTCGAATACGAAAGTCCAAAAGCTCTTGGTAGTTATGATGCCGTTTTTCTCAATGGAGGAAATCCCTTTCAACTGCTTTATTGGCTAAAGAAAAGCGGCGGCTCCGAAATCATGAACGAACTCGCTCAACAGAAAACAGTATTTGTCGGCGCCAGTGCTGGTGCAATGGTTCTTGGGGGGTCTATAGAAGTTGCAGGTTTTTTCAAACCGGAATTGAATACGTTGAAACTGGCCGATTTTAATGCTTTAGGCCTCACGGAAAAGCTGCTGTTTCCCCATTATGATCGGGAAGATTTATTTCCGGATGGGATAGGAAGAACGATAGAACAACGGATAAAAAGATTTGAATTAGACAAAAATGAAACAGTAGTAAGACTGAAAGATCATGAATATTTGTCGATAAACTAA
- a CDS encoding gluzincin family metallopeptidase gives MNRGFIIGPMIFGMFHLVPTDGNWKMILVHENSRYQSHIFSNQHSLLITRMPSWFEEGIADYFTSESSGWYNLGDIRLIDFHDLDSQQDFDTSATDVYDSYAQSFLTVESLVEAHGQDIIPDLLMSRSTNIYCKKTEYSICIGIEEYKATFLEQMIVQ, from the coding sequence TTGAATCGAGGGTTTATTATCGGGCCGATGATTTTTGGGATGTTCCATTTGGTTCCGACAGATGGAAATTGGAAGATGATCTTGGTGCATGAAAATTCCCGTTATCAAAGTCATATTTTCTCCAATCAGCACAGCTTGTTGATCACACGAATGCCTTCCTGGTTTGAAGAAGGCATTGCCGATTACTTTACCAGTGAATCCAGTGGGTGGTATAACTTGGGAGACATTAGACTAATCGATTTCCATGACCTCGACAGCCAGCAGGACTTTGACACTTCTGCTACAGATGTATATGATTCTTATGCGCAAAGCTTTTTGACTGTAGAATCTCTGGTGGAGGCACATGGACAGGACATAATCCCGGACTTATTGATGTCCAGATCAACAAACATATACTGTAAAAAAACGGAATATTCGATTTGCATAGGAATTGAGGAATACAAGGCAACTTTCCTTGAACAAATGATTGTGCAATAA
- a CDS encoding copper amine oxidase: protein MKLNKVLLALPLSLSLLVPTAALADSHGHSTPTSESAMEASTMTPAAELRIALDTTLTEHAFLAVEAMRKGVDGAEDFDQASGALLANADDLSAAVGSVYGDEGAAQFDEIWKSHIGYFVDYVTATAEDNQEGKDQALAELEEYKVEQSKFFDTATDGLLPAAAVQEGLDVHVDQLIMAFDAYVAGDFEQAYSLERESIQHMSMFAESLSIAITTQFPEKFENTNPDTPAIDLRATLNTTFTEHAGLAAMAMQDGADGAESFDQASAALLANADDLSAAVGSVYGEEAGAQFEETWKSHIGYFVDYVVATGEENAEGQEQARAELDQYILDQAAFLDSATEGRVPADALEEGLTAHVEQLLTAFDSYVAGDYETAYSSIREAYAHMQMPAAGLSAAIVDQFPEEFGATEMPSEMPKTGMGGTADTGSFPFMWVLAGLMLAALTTVVAVRTRKQ, encoded by the coding sequence ATGAAATTAAACAAAGTTCTTTTAGCCTTACCACTCAGCCTATCTCTACTCGTACCAACGGCGGCACTGGCAGACAGCCACGGCCACTCAACGCCAACAAGCGAATCTGCTATGGAAGCAAGCACGATGACACCTGCTGCAGAACTGCGCATCGCACTCGATACGACCTTAACCGAACATGCCTTCTTGGCAGTCGAAGCGATGAGAAAAGGCGTCGATGGCGCGGAAGATTTTGACCAAGCGTCGGGTGCATTATTGGCCAACGCCGATGACCTGTCAGCTGCCGTCGGTTCCGTTTACGGCGACGAAGGCGCTGCACAGTTTGACGAAATATGGAAATCACACATTGGGTATTTCGTGGATTATGTCACAGCGACCGCTGAAGACAACCAAGAAGGCAAAGACCAAGCTCTAGCCGAATTGGAAGAATACAAAGTGGAACAGTCGAAGTTCTTTGATACGGCCACGGACGGACTATTGCCAGCCGCAGCGGTTCAAGAAGGTTTGGACGTGCACGTGGATCAATTAATTATGGCGTTTGATGCCTATGTTGCGGGTGATTTTGAACAAGCGTACTCGCTTGAACGGGAATCGATTCAACACATGAGCATGTTTGCAGAAAGCTTGTCGATTGCCATCACGACACAGTTCCCAGAGAAGTTCGAAAATACCAATCCCGATACACCTGCCATTGATTTGCGTGCGACACTGAACACGACGTTCACGGAGCATGCAGGACTTGCCGCAATGGCGATGCAAGACGGTGCCGATGGCGCTGAAAGTTTTGACCAAGCATCCGCCGCGTTGCTGGCCAATGCCGATGACTTGTCGGCCGCTGTTGGTTCGGTCTACGGCGAAGAAGCCGGTGCCCAATTTGAAGAAACCTGGAAGTCGCACATTGGCTACTTTGTCGATTACGTAGTGGCGACCGGTGAAGAAAATGCAGAAGGGCAAGAACAAGCACGTGCGGAACTGGATCAGTACATCCTAGACCAGGCGGCCTTCTTGGATTCAGCGACAGAAGGACGCGTTCCGGCTGATGCCTTAGAAGAAGGCTTAACGGCACATGTGGAACAGCTACTGACGGCATTTGACTCATATGTTGCAGGCGATTACGAAACCGCGTATAGTTCGATTCGTGAAGCGTATGCCCACATGCAAATGCCGGCAGCGGGCTTATCCGCCGCGATCGTAGACCAATTCCCAGAAGAATTTGGCGCAACGGAAATGCCATCTGAAATGCCGAAAACAGGCATGGGTGGAACAGCAGACACCGGATCATTCCCATTCATGTGGGTATTGGCTGGTTTGATGCTTGCAGCGCTTACGACTGTTGTTGCGGTTCGTACACGTAAACAGTAA
- a CDS encoding anti-sigma factor, giving the protein MMTNMDCDRLVDYLNGTLSADEIQQFEQHLKTCTECQEMIEVTGELPYLADPVEPPADMKVRILSNVFEEIPEQNNPPAALKPTMSPIPLHKKKSKANIWKPLIAAVLLVSLLGNGYAFQQLSDQDDALETAIKSFELQPNETFSGTATAALIEEEGLLNLVVQADQLAELDASQVYQVWLIKDGQPIPAGAFSPNPNGEGASYYQLEENTEEWDTIAITLEPETGNETPEGEIVLSSEI; this is encoded by the coding sequence ATGATGACTAATATGGATTGTGACCGTTTAGTAGATTATCTGAATGGAACGCTGTCGGCAGATGAAATCCAGCAATTTGAACAACATTTGAAAACATGCACAGAATGTCAGGAAATGATAGAAGTGACTGGCGAGCTCCCTTATCTTGCAGATCCAGTGGAACCGCCAGCAGATATGAAAGTACGGATCCTGTCCAATGTCTTTGAAGAAATACCGGAACAGAACAATCCGCCCGCAGCATTAAAACCAACAATGTCACCGATACCGTTGCACAAAAAGAAAAGTAAGGCGAATATCTGGAAACCGCTTATTGCGGCTGTGCTCCTGGTGTCGCTCTTGGGCAATGGCTACGCTTTCCAGCAATTGTCAGATCAAGACGATGCACTGGAAACGGCCATTAAATCATTCGAACTGCAGCCGAACGAAACATTTTCAGGAACTGCTACTGCAGCGCTGATAGAAGAGGAAGGTTTGTTGAATCTGGTCGTACAAGCTGATCAATTGGCCGAACTAGATGCCAGCCAAGTTTATCAGGTATGGCTGATCAAGGACGGCCAACCGATACCAGCAGGCGCATTTTCGCCCAATCCGAACGGTGAAGGGGCAAGCTATTATCAGCTGGAAGAAAATACAGAGGAATGGGATACGATCGCCATTACGCTGGAGCCCGAGACAGGGAATGAAACGCCTGAAGGAGAAATTGTATTGAGTTCTGAGATTTAA
- a CDS encoding RNA polymerase sigma factor: MEKSTDTSLYLRVSKQDKAALEQLYDRYEKILFSFLYKMLEDRGLAEEALQEVFIKIWRGKGVYDESKGKFTSWLFRMAQNTAIDLIRKRKKPSVPIEEAAQMVSNDKPVDQQMEWSEKQEQIQTAVQHLSAEQQKMINLFYFKGHTHEAIAEMCDIPLGTVKSRIRLALKKLKTSLHGMQERGAYDD; this comes from the coding sequence ATGGAAAAAAGTACCGATACAAGCTTATACTTGCGTGTCAGTAAACAGGATAAAGCTGCGCTGGAACAATTATACGACCGCTATGAAAAAATCCTTTTTTCATTTCTATATAAGATGCTGGAGGATCGTGGTCTGGCAGAGGAAGCGCTGCAAGAAGTATTTATCAAAATTTGGCGCGGCAAAGGGGTGTACGACGAAAGTAAAGGAAAATTTACTTCCTGGCTTTTCAGAATGGCTCAAAACACGGCTATTGACTTGATACGGAAACGTAAAAAACCTAGCGTGCCGATCGAAGAGGCTGCTCAAATGGTCAGCAATGACAAACCTGTGGACCAGCAAATGGAGTGGTCGGAAAAGCAGGAGCAGATCCAAACGGCTGTTCAGCATCTTTCAGCTGAACAACAAAAAATGATCAACTTGTTTTATTTTAAAGGCCATACGCATGAAGCAATCGCTGAGATGTGCGACATTCCACTTGGAACTGTCAAGAGCCGAATCCGGCTGGCTTTAAAGAAATTAAAAACATCGCTGCACGGGATGCAGGAAAGGGGGGCTTATGATGACTAA
- a CDS encoding NmrA family NAD(P)-binding protein — protein MIYNITAATGNLGVKIVEQFLDYVAPENLVLTVRNLDKAAHFQKGIGLKQANYRSEEALAAAFSGTDVLIYIPSLTFPSIARIMEFENAVMAAEKTRIKQFIFIGFMADHGNNPFKMSPFFGYVQRRLASGSVPYTYIRNGMYSDPLPPYLPELARQGKVLYPVADQRISFISRKDLAKAIVQIAVREQLHGKEYTLTGPKAWSMNELAELMSRISGSPIVYDPLSKEQFSELYDEPKGFGPVLVSLYEAASKGMMGEVTEDFERITGEKAEDLSVYMEREYRNLF, from the coding sequence ATGATTTATAATATTACCGCTGCTACTGGAAATCTTGGCGTCAAAATCGTGGAACAGTTTTTAGATTATGTCGCTCCTGAAAACCTGGTGTTGACCGTGCGTAACCTGGATAAAGCTGCTCATTTCCAGAAAGGCATCGGTTTAAAACAAGCAAATTATCGATCTGAAGAAGCACTAGCCGCAGCTTTCAGCGGCACGGATGTTCTCATCTACATTCCAAGTCTAACGTTTCCAAGCATCGCGCGAATCATGGAATTCGAAAATGCCGTAATGGCTGCAGAAAAAACACGTATCAAACAATTTATTTTTATAGGATTTATGGCAGACCACGGGAATAACCCTTTTAAGATGAGCCCTTTTTTTGGCTATGTCCAGCGCAGACTAGCGTCTGGAAGTGTTCCATACACCTATATTCGAAACGGCATGTATTCCGACCCTTTGCCGCCTTATCTGCCGGAATTAGCCAGGCAAGGAAAAGTTCTTTATCCGGTAGCGGATCAACGGATTTCCTTTATTTCCAGAAAGGACTTGGCAAAAGCCATAGTACAAATTGCCGTTAGAGAACAGTTACACGGCAAAGAGTATACGCTGACCGGACCCAAAGCATGGTCAATGAATGAGCTTGCAGAACTGATGAGCCGAATCAGCGGTTCACCAATCGTCTATGATCCTCTTAGCAAGGAACAGTTCTCAGAGCTCTATGACGAACCCAAGGGCTTTGGACCGGTACTTGTCTCGTTGTATGAAGCGGCTTCTAAAGGCATGATGGGAGAAGTTACCGAAGATTTTGAGCGTATTACAGGAGAAAAAGCGGAAGATTTGTCCGTTTATATGGAACGCGAATATCGGAACTTGTTTTAA
- a CDS encoding ATP-binding cassette domain-containing protein — protein MTGFIRIGGAFENNLKNVAVAIPKQQFVMITGSSGSGKSTLVLDIIQQENQRQYMELNGLTTHFINKPKMKSIRGLSSSIGTGR, from the coding sequence GTGACTGGCTTTATTCGCATTGGAGGAGCTTTTGAAAATAACTTAAAAAATGTTGCTGTCGCGATTCCGAAACAGCAATTCGTGATGATTACGGGTTCTTCAGGATCAGGGAAATCGACGTTGGTATTGGATATCATTCAACAGGAAAACCAGCGTCAGTACATGGAATTGAACGGCTTGACCACTCACTTCATCAATAAACCCAAAATGAAATCAATTAGGGGACTGTCTTCATCCATCGGCACCGGCCGGTAA
- a CDS encoding class I SAM-dependent methyltransferase, whose amino-acid sequence MAGLFPHIYDTAMKPLEKMRFEKIRAGLVRKAQGKVLEIGFGTGANFRYYQNVERVDAIEPNPAMGHQAVKRIKKLRIPMYLYQAKAEQLPFVDNSFDSVVATLVFCTIPDPELALQEIRRVSKPGAKFLLFEHVKMDQKMMGKTQEALTPIWKKLCDGCHLNRDTLGLVKQSGWDIQKVTSHYDGLFLTIECQNPRVF is encoded by the coding sequence ATGGCTGGATTGTTTCCACATATATACGACACCGCAATGAAACCGCTGGAAAAAATGCGTTTCGAAAAGATTCGTGCGGGCCTTGTCCGTAAAGCACAAGGAAAGGTTTTGGAAATCGGTTTTGGAACAGGCGCCAACTTTCGCTACTACCAAAACGTCGAACGGGTCGATGCCATTGAACCGAATCCGGCAATGGGCCACCAGGCAGTCAAACGCATTAAAAAATTAAGAATCCCTATGTATCTTTATCAAGCAAAAGCAGAACAGCTACCGTTTGTCGACAATAGCTTTGACAGTGTGGTCGCGACTTTGGTTTTTTGCACGATTCCGGATCCGGAGCTGGCACTTCAGGAAATCCGTAGGGTCAGCAAGCCAGGCGCAAAGTTTTTATTGTTTGAACATGTCAAAATGGATCAAAAAATGATGGGGAAAACCCAAGAGGCATTGACACCTATCTGGAAAAAGCTCTGTGACGGATGTCATTTGAACCGTGATACCCTTGGACTAGTGAAACAATCAGGCTGGGACATACAGAAAGTGACTTCCCATTATGATGGGCTTTTTTTGACAATTGAATGCCAAAACCCTCGTGTTTTTTAG